The following is a genomic window from Equus asinus isolate D_3611 breed Donkey chromosome 3, EquAss-T2T_v2, whole genome shotgun sequence.
TTTGGgttttttagctatttttatttttaaatgtttttaaggcATTTAGATACGGAATACTTTTGTATGTGTTTTATGACCTGAAATAGATAATTTGTCAGACTAAACATAAATTATTGAAAAATGTGTGTCCTTTAGTTTGCTATACCCTATCTGTGTGCAATTAATAACATATATGGATAAttagattttgaaaaagaacaatgagtatatttcagaatttttctttgaGATCTATTTGGAAGGTTGGATATTCAACACACTAATTCATGGATATTGCTTTATTGGATGGCTtgccacaattttttaaaggatgaaaacgtaattttaaaatcttggcaTTTGTAGAAGGGTAGtaattttgaatattaatatgaatattatttataagaaaaagtTACCAGAATGTATGAATTCTTACCACTGTAAGCAGATGTCCTTTCTTTTATCAGGAGCCTCTTTCAGAATTCCTCAGGCCAGAAGAATGATGTTTTTCACTTGGATATTAAAAATGTAAGCGGCATCGGGCAGATCCTGGACTTCATGTACACTTCTCATCTAGATCTTAACCAAGACAATATACAAGTCATGCTGGACATAGCACAGTGTTTGCAAGTTCAGAATGTTCTGAATCTATGTCACACGTTTTTGAAATCAGCTGCCGTAGCCCAGCCGTCTGGCATGCCTTGTCCCAGTGCCTTCTCCCTGCAGGGCGCCTTGACGGCTGACGCTGGCTGTGTTATGAGTGAGAGCCACCCTGCTCGTTTGCTGCAGGAGTGCTCCGCAGACCTTCAGCACGGCAAAGCGTTGGATGAACCGCATTCTCGCGCTCCACCGTCAGGTCATCCACCTCACTCGACAAGTGAAGCGTCTAAAGAAGCCCCTGGTACTTTTGATGGCAGCTGCACAGAACTGCCTTTCAAACAGCCAAATTGCTACTACAAACTCAGGAATTTTTACAGTAAGCAGTACTATAAACAAGCTACTGGTCCCAGTCACGAGAGAACAATTGAGCAGCCTTTCACCCTCAACACAGCCACAGACCTCGGTGCCATAGAAAACCAGCCGTGTGCTGTTGGTCATTCCGAATGTGTCCTGGAGTCTGCTGAGCACTTGCCTTCCAACTTCCTGGCCCAGCCTTTGAGTGAATCTTCCGCAGACCCTGTGTCAGACAGCACAGGCCAGCAACCCACCAAGCAGATGAGGCTCAAAAAGGCCATTCACCTGAAGAAGCTCAATTTCCTAAAGTCACAGGAATCTGCAGAACGCACGTCTGACCCCAAGTCAGATGACAGCTTAACAAAGAGGATTGAATGTGCTCATGAAAATACTGTAGAGAAAGATAGCGGCCAAAgtcctgaagaaaaagaaagtgaagcaCTCGTCAATTCTGAGCGTTTTAATTGCGCTAATGAAGTGGAGAGGCCGGAAGAGCCTGCGGCGCTGGAGGACCAGTCCCAGACGCTCCAGTCCCAGAGACAGTACGCCTGCGAGTTGTGTGGGAAACCTTTCAAACACCCGAGCAATTTGGAGCTTCACAAACGGTCTCACACAGGTACACTGATTCCGCACCAGGCAAAGGCAGAGGAAGTGACGCAGGGGATCCCACCCCGCTGCCTGCTCCTGTTTTTGTAAGGAGTTTTGCTGTTGCTTGATGACGTCGTTGATATCCACCCACAAAGTCAAGGAGTCTTAGcgactttttattttgtatttttggtgATGCCTCTTAAAGGATAATCTTGAAGTTATGTGAATGCTTTTGTAGAGCcagtttcactttttattttaattacagttTTATCTGATAAACCTTCCATCCCTAAAGTATAGTAATTATTTTGATGCACTCAAAATTTCAAACTAATTCTAAAACAGATAAGCTGTGTTTAGTTGTCTCTGTAGAATTagattaaatgtaatttttaaaagcatagtgTAGTTTAATTCAGACTAAATTTAGCTTGGGTAATTCTAAAAGTTCTCTTGGAAGTGATTTGAAGATCTGATTTTAAAACTTGTGATTCAGGAGGCAAgaggtaaacttttttttttctccccaaatccccccagtacatagttgtatattttagttgtgggtcccactggttgtggcatgtgggatgccacctcaacatggcctaatgagcagtgccatgtccgcacccaggatctgaaccctgggctgccaaagctgagcgcacaaacttaaccactcgaccacggggccggccccaagaggtGAACTTTTTAATAAGGATCAGCTTTAACCATTTGATATTTTCCAATGAAAACTTTTCCGTTTTGAACATTgagttttcaaagttttcttacCTTAATTCAtacctcctcctctttccacaAAAAGTTTACTTTTTCCAAAAGCTTTTTTAAGTGTTATACAATACATAAAGATTATGTTATGCGATACGTATATATTACTTTCCTCCCTGTAATTAGACATGAGGACTCTAATATACATTATAAATTAATGACGGTTGCCTCATGGGCATGAAAAGTAGTAACATGCTGCAGGAGGCTTCCAAAATCACTGCTCTTGAGGTGCTCATGTATTGCGTTTACTGGTGCGACCTTCTAGTATCGCTTTGGATTCCCAGTTTGCTTAGATGTTTACTACCTTGTTGTATTGTTGGGAGACAATTAATATTTGTGAAAGCCCTTTATAAATCCTAATGTATCTGAAtataaatcattattattattactagagGTTCAGAATTACTCCATACAGAAGGCAGTATCATTGACTCAGTTTTGCCCTGAAAAAACTGAATTTAGCTCATTCTGCTTGCTTAAATTTCCTAGAGCCTAATGATCactataatttttattgagaaaCTTGATTGTTTAGctttaaaggaaacaaaaattaaatcgTTTACTCTGAGAGAATGTCTCTGATTGACAGCAGTCAGACAGTTAGGTGGCAGAGGTGCTTCCTAGGGTAAGTTACTCAATTGAGAAGGGCAGCGGTCCCCAAAGTGTGATCTGGGGAACGCTCTCAGAGAGTCAGTGAGGCCAAAACTACTTCTATCGTAGTATGAGGTGTTActtgccttttccttctccttctctcctaagTGTCCAGTGGAGTCGGCTAAAGGCTACAGGATGTGTGACGAGGCCACGCGCTGGTGGCCAATGAAATGTCTAGtcatgtgttttaaaaatcactcagtTTTCATTCCTAACGTGGACTCTACCCACATATATAGCCCACATAAAAGCCCTGGAGGGGCCTCGATTAAGAGTGGGAAGGGGTCCTGAGAGCGAAGTGTTTGAGGACCACTGGCGTAGGCTTGTTAGCCCTGGTCACTTGTGGGTTTTAGTAAACAGGGACCTCTTTTCCAAACTCTTGTGTCTCATAGTGGAATCTTAACATTATCTATTATCCCCATAATTTTAGACATAAATACAGTCCCAGAATACAGAGTTAATGTGATTGTAATTACTCAGGGTCAGAAGCTCCTCCCTCATCCTGCAGGAAGCTGTTCAACAGTTTCAGGAAAAGATCAAAGTAAAAATATCCTGGCAGGAGCCCAGAAAGCCAGCAAGCTAGTACATCCCAGCAGTACAGTAAGAAGAGAAACGttgctattttttaaagaggATCTTAAGCCACTTGATTTGAGGGGAATGGGGAAAATGTCAAGTTCTTGGTCTTCAAAGTGTGTTCATTAGGGTTATGTAGATTCAAGGTGGTGCCTTGAAGTATACTTTTGAGCAGATCATTTTCTAGAGAGTGTATTCAGAACTGCTGTGCTTTCTTTGTAGTGGAGTTCCATTCACTACAATGTATTCTATGCCAAAATATAGTTATTCAGTCACTAAaatcagaggagaggaagcaGTCAGCAAGGGAGCCCAGCTCCCTGAGTGAAATCTTGTTTCCCTGTTAGTGTGGTTCAGCCACGGCTGAAAGGCAGTGCAGAGGGCCTTTTCCCTGTCCGCTTTCAGGAGGTCCCACCTTGTTTGGGGCATTCCCGTATTTGAGCCTCGGGGGGTGGGAATGCGTCACCCTAGTTCTGTTAGGAATCGCTGGCAAAGTGAAGGAGTCAGGCTGAAGGACAGGCGAACAAGGCTCGTGCTGTTCGGCCAGAAAACTCACATTCGATTGTCACCTGAAGGGGAAGACCGTCCAAAGCCTGGGGATGGTGTGAATGCAAATAAATGAGTTTGATTTTAACATAGGTTTCTCTTTGGAGAACAATTTAACTTTGTAGAGAaaagtaaatatagatttcacttATCATCTCTGCCTGTCATCTAAGGATGAGTAGTGAGGAGGATGCAGAGAGTCCCAGTTTTCCTACTGTTACGGTAAATGCTCTGTTTTGAAAGGTCGGACACAGGAGATCATCtaaacattttaaacagaaatcATTGTGCCAGTATTACTAATGATTTTACaagttgttgttttgttttgttttaggtgaGAAACCTTTTGAATGTAACATTTGTGGGAAACATTTCTCTCAGGTGGGAATACTCTTATTTACTGTTAATAATTGGAAACCTGAAACCCAGTGTTTATTTCTATTATAAGTAAGATATACTTTTGGACTTGTGAGAGAAGCCTCTGATGATATTTGTAACTTAACAGACTTCGTactcagaagaaaataattttcaagaaaaCCAATTTCCAGTTCGTTgggaaaaaatagcatttttgaTAAGCATGTGAACTCTCACAATACCTTTTATTCCCCCCATTAATCCAATTGTAGTATACTTCTTCTCTTTCCCGGTAATCCACATTGAGCGTCCACCTGGAGGCTGCAGATTATGCTGGGCTGGATCCAAGACAGATGTCTTCATATTCTTACTGGGACTGTGCATGCGAGAACGTTGGGGAAAAGGCCAAACAGTTTCATTCCCTCCTCTTACTGCCTTTGAGCTGACCTCTGTTAAGATCGTTAGGACATGTATCAATTCTCTCATTCAGCCAGCATCTGTTGGGCCCTTCTAGGGGCTGTGTACTGATCTGGCACTGGACATAAAGAAACCTAGAGATTTTAGTACtttacagaaaattttgaaagtaatAGAATGGCTTGTGGGAACCTACTTTTCCTTCTGAAATGGAAGGTAACCTCATCCgccatgtgccaggaactggcaTTCCAGAGGTAAATAAGATAGAAGCTGCTCTTGAGCACGTGCGCAGTGCTGCAGAGGAAACAGTCACCGCACAGCTGTTTCTGCACACGGCGCGAAGAGTCCTGTAGCAGCAGCACAGGCCAGTGCGGCTTCACTGGGGCAGGGACCTTCGAGCTGGGCCTTGACAGAGGAGTAGAGAGCTCTGGTAAGGGTTGGGTCGGTAGGCCCTGTGGAGCACAGAAACAGCCAGAGCAGTGCCATCTTTTGACACATTCCCTGTGGGGCCAACGCTTCCACTTTCCCCTTCATCATTTTCCCATGTCCTAATGTCTTGCTTTGTGTATTAGTCCAGGCCAGGGCCGTGTCTTATTGATCATCCAGGAGAATGCCTAGCACCCACTAAGTGTGCAGGAAGTTTCTGGTGACTGAACAGGCGGTCAGTCCTCCAGCTGCTGCTCTCGTTGAGGCTGTGCTGCTTCATACGAGCCTAGCCTGGGAGTTCCGAACTTGCTTCTAAAGCCAGAcagtctggatttgaatcctgcctctggcTTattgctgtgaccttgggcaagctacctGACTTTTTTGgcacttcagtttccttatctgtaaaacaaggataaatAATATTAGTGACCCCAATAGAGTGTGtggagtaaatgagttaataaatactTAGAATCCTGCCTGGTGCTTAGTTAGCATGTACTCAGGAAACATCATTATTCCCTATCCTGTTGCCATCACCTCCTTTCTCATGTCTTCAGTCCTCTGCTCTTGCAGGTCAGTCTTCCTAAGGCACACCCGCCCCCACCACCACCGTTTTGATCTTACCAGCTTGGGTGTAGTGGGAAAGCATAGGGCCTGGATTAAAGACCATTAATAATTAGCAATtacaacttctctgggcctcatttttctaattcttaGAATACAGATAATACTCCCTCATGGGGATAttaggaagattaaatgaaaaaatggacATGAAAGCCCTTTATACATATAAACTGTGATAATAaaaatttctgtccttttcttgCTTGGAACCTTTCCATGACTCTTCCTTGCTAACCAAATAAAGTGAAACCCGACATTCAAGCATCTCGAGtctgccctcagcctcctcccctggCCTTGATGCTGGGACCCACCCTCAGAGGTTCTGACTCTGTTGGTTTGGGGTGGAGCTCGAGTGGTGGTGTTTTTTTAACACAGCAGTTTTGATGTACAGGCCTGTCCACTACTTCAGACCTTGTCCTTCAtttcccctccccagtcccaccGAGGGCAGTCCTGAATGATGGACACTGCAAAAATCCTCTTTTCCTCTGTGTTGATGTCTGTATTTCTGTCAGGTTTTTCGAATGTAGAGTTATGTATAATTATGGTTTTCAGCTGTATATTGCTGTTTTATTTCATAGTGAAATGATGAAATTTTTGTGAACAAGGACTCTAAAAAAacttcattcaacaagtatttgttgcaAGCCTACAGTGTCCAAGAAGTTCTGCCTTGTGCTGGGGACAAAGATGAATAAGCCTTCGAGAAGCTCATTGTTTATAGGAAGAAACAGATGTATAAATGAAACATTGGAAGTGCTGTGACAGAAATATGTACAGGGAACAgcatgggagagaaaagaaagttgtCATTTCCACCTGGAAGGAGTGGTGTTTGGGGTGGGATGAGGCTGTGAAATGTATTAAGAGATTGCTTAGGTGAGCCCTGAAGACAAGGAGGCGTTTGATAAGCCTGGAAGCCTCTGGCCTCCCAGGTCCAGGGGGCAGTCAGTAGTCTTTACATAGGCGTGCTTAGTAAATAAGGCCCACTAGCCCGTCCTTCGCCTTGAGCCAACCTTCATTTCTCATATGAACTGGAATAAAGGTTTCTGGTTCCAGTGGGTTGGAATGGTCCCATGTAGTTGCCAGTGTTTTCTTTGGTAGAAGagagtttgtaaatattttcccttctggAAGATTCAAAAGTTAGAAAACAGATTTACCAAGAAGAATTAATCTTTTATGCTGTTTACTCAATTTAGTATTTAGTGGggttagtctttttaaaaagttcaccaCCACCTTAGTGATGAGTCAGCAAGCAGGATAAGCCTGGGTCGTGACAACAGAATGCACGTGAATTACTACCGTTCTGG
Proteins encoded in this region:
- the ZBTB49 gene encoding zinc finger and BTB domain-containing protein 49, producing the protein MDPVATHSCHLLQQLHEQRIQGLLCDCMLVVKGVCFKAHKNVLAAFSQYFRSLFQNSSGQKNDVFHLDIKNVSGIGQILDFMYTSHLDLNQDNIQVMLDIAQCLQVQNVLNLCHTFLKSAAVAQPSGMPCPSAFSLQGALTADAGCVMSESHPARLLQECSADLQHGKALDEPHSRAPPSGHPPHSTSEASKEAPGTFDGSCTELPFKQPNCYYKLRNFYSKQYYKQATGPSHERTIEQPFTLNTATDLGAIENQPCAVGHSECVLESAEHLPSNFLAQPLSESSADPVSDSTGQQPTKQMRLKKAIHLKKLNFLKSQESAERTSDPKSDDSLTKRIECAHENTVEKDSGQSPEEKESEALVNSERFNCANEVERPEEPAALEDQSQTLQSQRQYACELCGKPFKHPSNLELHKRSHTGEKPFECNICGKHFSQAGNLQTHLRRHSGEKPYICEICGKRFAASGDVQRHIIIHSGEKPHLCDICGRGFSNFSNLKEHKKTHTADKVFTCDECGKSFNMQRKLVKHRIRHTGERPYSCSACGKCFGGSGDLRRHVRTHTGEKPYTCEICNKCFTRSAVLRRHKKMHCRADDEGQDALEEFTQAIETSDLEKSQSSDSFSQDMAVTLMPVSVKLPVHPVEDSVTEFDSHSAGSYCKFRSMLQPHGGGDQEKLSLDPVKLGKPQMQQAPHQAYAYSDVDASASDEPLQADGMAMVRSSLAALDNHCSDPLGSRVSATAYRNSEGQFFSSMTLWGLAMKTLQNENELEQ